Genomic segment of Terriglobales bacterium:
GCGCACGATCAGCCGATGCGCCGCCATTTCGCGCAGCTTCGGCAACACTCGTTGCACGTGTTCGTCTGTGTCCACGAACGTCAGCACCAGCGGCAGTTTTCCTCCAGCGTCCACCAGGGTTGAGGTGTGCACCCGCTGCCGCCCGTTGAACCCGGCCACCGCGTGCAGCACCGTTGCCCCAGCAACATTTTCCTGCCGCAAGTAATTGAGCAGCTCGATGTGCAAAGGGCGGCGCTGCC
This window contains:
- a CDS encoding DUF190 domain-containing protein, whose product is MAVQVTIYLNQADEWQRRPLHIELLNYLRQENVAGATVLHAVAGFNGRQRVHTSTLVDAGGKLPLVLTFVDTDEHVQRVLPKLREMAAHRLIVRENVHIEQGLD